A window of Rhododendron vialii isolate Sample 1 chromosome 13a, ASM3025357v1 contains these coding sequences:
- the LOC131314467 gene encoding phospholipase A1-IIgamma-like, with protein MGDTNIADNWPDLSGDQNWKDLLDPLDINLRRYIIHYGERAQATGDAFNSEKVSKNAGSCRYAKKDLFAKVFLEQGNPFKYRVTKYLYATSSLIPVPIAWFKETNWMGYVAVATDEGKVALGRRDILVAWRGTIEALEWLDDSACTLVPASNIIVNQKHDPKVHAGFYSIYTTDNPSSPFNDKSSARDQVNAEIKRLVEEYKDEVISITVVGHSLGAAIATLNAVDIVANGLNIYQGQPNKAIPVTAFVLASPRVGDSGFKKVFVGLNHLRILRIRNDRDMVPDLPLTLPPLFDYAEVGEQLKIDTTKSEYLKSHWVRGSPTLHNLEAYLHGVAGTQGSEGGFHLEVDRSYALVNKSLDGLKDEYGIPVSWWQVQNKGMVQDADGSWELKDREEDDDDF; from the exons ATGGGTGACACCAACATAGCCGACAATTGGCCGGATCTCAGTGGAGATCAAAACTGGAAAGATTTACTGGATCCTCTAGACATCAATCTCCGTCGATACATAATTCATTATGGAGAAAGGG cacAAGCAACCGGCGACGCCTTCAACTCTGAAAAGGTGTCGAAGAATGCAGGAAGTTGCCGGTACGCAAAGAAGGATCTCTTTGCTAAGGTGTTTTTAGAGCAAGGCAATCCATTCAAGTACCGCGTGACCAAATATCTCTACGCGACATCCTCATTAATCCCTGTTCCCATTGCATGGTTCAAGGAGACCAATTGGATGGGGTACGTAGCGGTGGCCACGGATGAGGGGAAGGTGGCTCTGGGGAGGAGAGATATTTTGGTTGCTTGGAGAGGGACAATAGAGGCCTTGGAATGGCTAGATGACTCAGCATGTACTTTGGTTCCGGCTTCGAACATAATCGTAAATCAGAAGCATGATCCAAAGGTGCATGCGGGGTTTTACTCCATCTACACTACTGATAATCCAAGTTCACCATTCAATGATAAATCCAGCGCCAGAGACCAG GTTAACGCTGAGATCAAAAGGCTCGTGGAAGAATACAAGGACGAAGTCATCAGCATAACCGTTGTTGGCCACAGCTTGGGAGCAGCGATCGCAACCCTAAACGCAGTTGACATAGTTGCCAATGGACTGAACATATATCAAGGTCAACCAAACAAGGCCATTCCAGTAACAGCCTTCGTGTTAGCAAGCCCTAGGGTTGGAGATTCTGGCTTCAAAAAGGTGTTCGTTGGACTCAATCATCTCCGAATCCTACGCATTCGCAATGACAGGGATATGGTTCCAGATTTACCTCTTACTTTACCTCCTTTGTTTGATTACGCTGAAGTAGGCGAACAATTGAAAATTGACACGACGAAATCCGAGTACTTGAAAAGTCACTGGGTTAGAGGGAGTCCAACTCTGCATAATTTGGAGGCGTATTTGCATGGAGTTGCGGGAACACAAGGCTCGGAAGGAGGATTTCACTTGGAAGTTGATCGCTCTTACGCCCTTGTTAACAAGTCGTTGGATGGTTTGAAAGACGAATATGGCATACCCGTATCATGGTGGCAAGTGCAGAACAAGGGAATGGTTCAAGATGCAGATGGGTCTTGGGAGTTGAAGGATCGCGAGGAAGACGACGATGATTTCTAA